A region from the Aliarcobacter thereius LMG 24486 genome encodes:
- a CDS encoding EAL domain-containing protein codes for MLNSELIIFLLIFSFSLTVVFFYLYIRTIIKARKSNKEVILKAKKEVEERLYKDELTGLKNRKALEDQIKDEESVIVILLDVDAFEDLNEIYGFINAEFVLSEIGKILKTFENSYDCTAFRMSGDIFAVSNINNMPIEEIFILIEKLEKTFTNRKIYVEKLKDDLTISMTLGVSIFQEESIITAAMALKRAKSLNQGYFVYNNELDSKELIIQSLYWRENIKKALEENRIVPYYQAIVDKNKNIIKYETLMRIEDKDQYNQNIVVTPDKFLGISFKTKQYLELSKTVISKTLKNLLKTDKQITINISFRDILSYEFIDYLEEAINNISEEDRKRLVFEILESENVSDYEFLEEFILKYKKMGIKIAIDDFGSGYSNFLRIIRIKPEYIKIDGSLIKNIDTDQNSYEIVKSIVAFCKTLNIRTVAEFVHKEEIYRILIDLDIDEFQGFYLGKPSASFS; via the coding sequence TTGCTGAATTCTGAATTAATAATATTTCTATTAATATTTAGTTTCTCTTTAACAGTAGTTTTCTTCTATCTTTATATAAGAACTATTATAAAAGCAAGAAAAAGCAATAAAGAAGTAATATTAAAAGCAAAAAAAGAGGTAGAAGAGAGACTTTATAAAGATGAGCTAACAGGGCTAAAAAACAGAAAAGCTCTTGAGGATCAAATAAAAGATGAAGAGTCTGTGATTGTAATTTTACTTGATGTAGATGCATTTGAAGATTTAAATGAGATTTATGGATTTATAAATGCCGAATTTGTACTTAGCGAAATAGGAAAAATATTAAAAACTTTTGAAAATAGTTATGATTGTACAGCTTTTAGAATGAGTGGAGATATATTTGCTGTTTCAAATATAAATAATATGCCAATAGAAGAGATTTTTATATTAATAGAGAAGCTAGAAAAAACTTTTACAAATAGAAAAATATATGTAGAAAAGCTAAAAGATGATTTAACTATCTCTATGACTTTAGGTGTTTCTATTTTTCAAGAAGAGTCGATTATTACTGCTGCTATGGCACTAAAAAGAGCAAAATCTCTTAATCAAGGATATTTTGTATATAACAATGAACTAGACTCAAAAGAGCTAATAATTCAATCTTTATATTGGAGAGAAAATATTAAGAAGGCTTTAGAAGAGAATAGAATAGTTCCTTATTATCAAGCCATTGTAGATAAAAACAAAAATATAATAAAATATGAAACTCTTATGAGAATAGAGGATAAAGATCAATATAATCAAAATATTGTTGTAACACCAGATAAGTTTTTAGGAATATCATTTAAAACTAAACAATATTTAGAATTATCAAAAACAGTTATCTCTAAAACTCTTAAAAATCTTCTAAAAACAGATAAACAAATTACAATAAATATAAGCTTTAGAGATATTTTGAGTTATGAATTTATAGATTATTTAGAAGAAGCTATAAATAATATATCAGAAGAAGATAGAAAAAGATTAGTTTTTGAGATTTTAGAAAGTGAAAATGTAAGTGATTATGAGTTTCTTGAAGAGTTCATTTTAAAATATAAGAAAATGGGAATAAAGATTGCTATTGATGATTTTGGTAGTGGATATTCAAACTTTTTAAGAATTATAAGAATAAAACCTGAATATATAAAAATAGATGGTAGTTTAATCAAAAATATAGATACAGATCAAAACTCTTATGAAATAGTAAAATCAATAGTTGCTTTTTGTAAAACTTTAAATATTAGAACAGTTGCAGAGTTTGTTCATAAAGAAGAGATTTATAGGATATTGATAGATTTAGATATTGATGAGTTCCAAGGATTCTATTTAGGTAAACCTTCAGCTTCTTTTTCATAA
- the rimK gene encoding 30S ribosomal protein S6--L-glutamate ligase — MLIYILSRNENLYSTRRLFEEIQNKGWEVRVIDYLKCTIEIMKSELVVNYEGEVLKIPDAIIPRIGASRTFFGASIVRHFEMQDVFSTTGNLALTRSRDKLRSLQVLSKNGVDLPRTVFASNKSKAKDVIALSGGAPLVLKILEGTQGVGVVLVDSKKAAKSVLDAFYGMEVNLLVQEYIEEANGSDIRVLIVDGEVVAAMKRQGAEGDFRSNLHQGGNATIYKLNRKEKSTAIAAAKAMGLGVCGVDMIISNRGPLVMEVNSSPGLEGIEKSTGINVALKIVEYIEKNIKIIDEINPKKRKIKKDNIGA, encoded by the coding sequence ATGTTAATCTACATTTTATCAAGAAATGAAAATCTATATTCTACAAGAAGATTATTTGAAGAGATCCAAAATAAGGGATGGGAAGTTAGAGTAATTGATTATCTTAAATGTACAATAGAGATTATGAAGAGTGAGTTAGTTGTAAATTATGAAGGAGAGGTTTTAAAAATCCCTGATGCAATAATTCCTAGAATTGGTGCTAGTAGGACTTTTTTTGGTGCTTCAATAGTAAGGCACTTTGAAATGCAAGATGTTTTTTCAACGACTGGAAATTTAGCTCTTACAAGAAGTAGAGATAAATTAAGAAGCCTTCAAGTTCTATCAAAAAATGGAGTAGATTTACCAAGAACTGTTTTTGCATCAAATAAATCAAAAGCAAAAGATGTTATTGCTTTAAGTGGTGGAGCACCTTTAGTTTTAAAAATATTAGAAGGAACTCAAGGAGTTGGAGTAGTTCTCGTTGATAGTAAAAAAGCTGCAAAGTCTGTGCTAGACGCTTTTTATGGGATGGAAGTTAATTTGCTTGTACAAGAGTATATAGAAGAAGCAAATGGAAGTGATATAAGAGTTTTAATTGTAGATGGTGAAGTAGTTGCTGCTATGAAAAGACAAGGTGCTGAAGGTGATTTTAGATCTAACCTTCATCAAGGTGGAAATGCAACAATATATAAATTAAATAGAAAAGAAAAAAGTACAGCAATAGCTGCTGCAAAGGCAATGGGGCTTGGGGTTTGTGGAGTTGATATGATAATATCAAATAGAGGACCACTTGTTATGGAGGTAAATTCAAGTCCTGGCTTAGAAGGAATTGAAAAATCAACAGGAATAAATGTTGCTTTAAAAATTGTTGAATATATAGAAAAAAATATAAAAATAATAGATGAGATTAATCCAAAGAAAAGAAAAATAAAAAAAGATAATATTGGTGCATGA
- a CDS encoding thioredoxin family protein yields the protein MRKIVLLGLFVSYLFSFEELNKDNFHQKIKGKNAIIDFHAPWCPPCKILAVNLEEFDIIKPEDVEVFKVNIDNEQELSRIYKVRRLPTIMIFKDGELIKQYAGIKTADELLEISKNDFK from the coding sequence ATGAGAAAAATAGTTCTATTAGGATTATTTGTAAGTTATTTGTTCTCATTTGAAGAGCTAAATAAAGATAACTTTCACCAAAAAATAAAAGGTAAAAATGCTATTATAGATTTTCATGCACCTTGGTGTCCCCCTTGTAAAATCTTGGCAGTAAATTTAGAAGAATTTGACATAATAAAACCTGAAGATGTAGAAGTTTTTAAAGTAAATATAGATAATGAACAAGAGTTATCAAGAATATATAAAGTAAGAAGATTACCAACAATAATGATTTTTAAAGATGGTGAATTAATCAAACAATATGCAGGTATAAAAACAGCAGATGAGCTGTTGGAAATATCTAAAAATGATTTTAAATAG
- a CDS encoding ATP-dependent zinc protease family protein has translation MQEKIIGRVEPISILDLDLRNLDAKIDTGAYSNSLHCDEIKIIDDSFVSFILLDKVHPSYHNKKIILPIYKFKNVKSSNGDIELRASIRVRVSFAGKVYKTVISLTSRQSMKYPMLIGRKFLQNRFLVDVSKKNITKRDK, from the coding sequence TTGCAAGAAAAAATAATTGGAAGAGTAGAACCTATATCGATTTTGGATTTGGATTTAAGAAATCTTGATGCAAAAATTGATACAGGAGCCTACTCAAACTCTCTACATTGTGATGAAATAAAAATAATAGATGATAGTTTTGTTAGTTTTATCTTATTAGATAAAGTTCATCCATCTTATCACAATAAAAAAATTATACTACCAATATATAAATTTAAAAATGTAAAAAGCTCAAATGGAGATATTGAACTTAGGGCTTCTATAAGAGTAAGAGTGAGTTTTGCAGGGAAAGTTTACAAAACTGTAATCTCTTTAACTTCAAGGCAGAGTATGAAATATCCAATGCTAATTGGAAGGAAATTCTTACAAAATAGATTTTTAGTTGATGTATCAAAAAAGAATATTACAAAAAGGGATAAATAA
- a CDS encoding phosphatidylserine decarboxylase encodes MHITNLLSQYFGKFAKKEFPNPIQKLINNSYAKIMKLDLREFKSAKHYKSLNELFTRELIIKREIDNSENIFISPTDSLITECGKLEKDIALQIKGMQYSVEELLTYYCTSNFERLKDGNFMNFYLSPKDYHRYHAPIDFKLKKLIHVPGKLYPVNLKYLNKEFELFVQNERVILECESDGKLFYMVFVGALNVGQMVFEFEKSVETNKDTSEIKVYNYDNIEISKADCLGYFKMGSTVVMLWEKDFVKLEELLNKDIKFGQRIAEF; translated from the coding sequence ATGCATATAACAAATCTTTTATCACAATACTTTGGTAAATTCGCAAAAAAAGAGTTTCCAAATCCTATTCAAAAACTTATAAACAACTCATATGCAAAAATTATGAAATTGGATTTAAGAGAATTTAAAAGTGCAAAACATTATAAAAGTTTAAATGAACTATTTACAAGAGAATTAATAATAAAAAGAGAGATAGATAATAGTGAAAATATATTTATCTCTCCAACTGATAGTTTAATTACAGAGTGTGGGAAATTAGAAAAAGATATTGCTTTACAAATTAAAGGGATGCAATATAGTGTTGAAGAACTTTTAACTTATTATTGTACTTCAAATTTTGAAAGACTAAAAGATGGAAATTTTATGAATTTTTATTTATCGCCAAAAGATTATCATAGATATCATGCACCAATAGATTTTAAACTAAAAAAACTAATTCATGTACCTGGAAAACTATACCCTGTAAATTTGAAATATTTAAATAAAGAGTTTGAACTTTTTGTTCAAAATGAAAGAGTGATTTTAGAGTGTGAATCAGATGGAAAACTATTTTATATGGTTTTTGTAGGAGCTCTGAATGTTGGACAAATGGTATTTGAATTTGAGAAAAGTGTTGAAACAAATAAAGATACAAGTGAGATAAAAGTATATAATTATGACAATATTGAAATTTCAAAAGCTGATTGTTTGGGATACTTTAAAATGGGTTCAACTGTTGTTATGTTGTGGGAGAAAGATTTTGTAAAACTTGAAGAGCTTTTAAATAAAGATATTAAGTTTGGACAAAGAATTGCTGAATTCTGA